The Neurospora crassa OR74A linkage group I, whole genome shotgun sequence genome segment AAGCGATAAatgtttttgttttcttttgtcgTTACGTCCGAATGTCAGACACGACCCGGAGGCTCAAATTTCCACCGAGGACACTGGACACTTTTGGACAGGGGGGCTAGTGTGGGGAGAGGGTAGTGCATGTGACAAACAATAAGAACGAAGGGagagctggctggctggtatGGACACTCCTAGTACTCCTCAGCGGAAACACACACCTTGGAGAGAGAgctttgtctttttttttctgcttctGTTGGTATAATGCAGAAAGATGTTGGAACGCTCATTCTACCGCTGCGCTGGCAGGCAAGCTATGAATCGAAAGACAAGTGGGTGGGTACTAGACCGGAATCAGAGACattccttttctttgtttcaCATCCGGAAAGTCCCCTTCTTGTCGGCGGCTACATAGCCTCGGCTGGCACCAGAATAAGGATTTCTACATCAGGATAAGATGCTTGCATCTATACCGTGGAAGTACATCATCTCGATCCTTGATATACCTTCTTATCCCTGTGGAACAAGAAAATATCCACATTTTACCTTTCCTTAGCCTTCTTCCTAGCTCGGAAGTTGGCCTTCACAGCGAGTCGATCTAGCTTTGCCTATCATAACTTCAGCAGAGAGCTGTTTTTCATGTTCTTTCTCGTGTTTATAAGGGGGAGTGTGCTTTACATGTCTATAGCGAAAGATCAGATACCTTCAATGTTTTTCCTTGTTTCACAGTAGCAAGTATATTTTAGACATTTCATTCTCACATGTTCCCCACGTCTGCGATGGATCGATAGGCTCGTGATAGGATACCGCGATACATGATGAAGCCAAATTGTTCATAATTCTTGGATCGGTTCTTATTCGTCTGTGGTTTTGCCTTTGCGTTTGTCACATTTAttttctccctttttttttcttccttttttttaagGTTGGGTCGAGTTGACATGCCACAGGGGCAGAAAAGTTAGTGATGGTCACGGTATCTAGCTTTCACTTTGgttctctctcttcatctGGATACCTTTAGGAATGATCAATAGAGATGGACCATGACTTGAGATACGAAAGACGTGAGTCTGTAAGTTATCTACTAGTCTATTCTTGGCATTTCGTCGGTAGCAGGTATGTCGGTGCTAGTAATTCCATCCATTGACCCCATTATGACCTGCTCGATAAAAAACTGAATCCATTATAAGAACCAGGTGGGAACGGCCATCTGGATATGATCAGTCCAACTTTTCCGCAAGGAGAAAAACGTGTTCAAGTGTATCAATGTGCAACGATTAATTTGCGCCCCGCAGCTTGCCCAGCGAGATGCCCCTATTTCATTCTATGGATGTGTGAGCGAGAACCGAGCCGACCCTGTCGTTCGTTTGTGGAAATGTAGAAAAATCCTTCACCCAACCATATCATCGTCCCTTAGCAActcctgcagcagcagcaatagCACTGATCATGTTTTTCTTTATTTGCTTGCCCGGGAAGGAATCCAGCTAGGAGGCAGTCGTGCCCCCATCTCCTTGGTGTTTTCAACTCTGCTCGCTGTTTGTTATATCCATTTTTCATCCCTTCGTTCCCCCACGTCGATTGAGCTCAGCCATATCTATATGTACTGATCAACCGTTTGATCTGAATGTATCGTATTGTTACGAGATTCGAGCGATAACCCCGGAACGAGGATATGAATCGACTTTCTTAACGCTTGCCTTTGCCCTTCTGGGTCATCCTCCGGAAAGCCTCGTGACCGCTGTGACCAATGGGGCGATGATCGGTCGGCGCCTGGCCTGGGATATACGTGCTCTTGGGAGCAATGGTGTAGCTTGCGGGAAGACCGACGGGCCTGgcgcggttgttgttgcgtaCTTCGGGAGCGAGGGCGCGCTCGCGCTCGATTTCGTAGCGGGACTTGCCGGCGGGACGCTGGGTCAGTGTCACTTGGGAGCTGCCGCCTTCGCGTTGGCCTAGCTTCACAGCACTAGTGAAGGAAGCAAGGTTAGCATGGTTGGTTGTTGAGAGGAAGATGGATAAAAGACACATACCCGACATCAATTTCACGCATCTCAATGTGACGTTTCTTGTAGTCGTCAGTCCTCTTCAGGATCAAGCGACTCCATTCGCCCAGCAACCGCTCCGCATCACGTTTGATGTCCGCGCTGGGGCTCTTGCTCTTGTTGTAGTAAACGACGACCTTGCCAATGCCGCTGCTTAATAGCACATCTTTGTTGATGGGAAGCTTCATGAGCGCGCTCATGATGGCGCGCTGAATGTTGTACGCAGGTAGACTTCCATCGTTCAGAGGTTCCAGAAAATATCTGACAGACTGGAGGAAGTTGATTTCGGGATCGAGTACAGAGTCCTGGATTGCGGTCCGGTTTAGAATCGCGGTAACTTGAGGTAGGAGCTTGAGCTTGTGCACGGCCGGCTGTTTTTGTTCGCGGGCTTCGTTGTCGGCTACGCAGGCCTTCTCCATGGCAACCTTGAGGTTTGCAATCTGTTCATCCGTCTCCTCTTCGAGGTCCTGTTCAAATGTCGGTCAACATGCGTGTATGACAAAGCCTGCACGTGTCATTGGGAGACTCCTTACGATATCGTCCTTCTTTCGCCTGCGCTTGGTGGGGTTCTTGACAGCAGCGTCAATAGCGCGTTCCAAAGCGCGCCGTCTGCGCTCGTCTGGGGTGAGGTTCTCTTCCTGCTGTGCTTGCTGCTCCTCTACCTCCTTCCTAGCACGCCGCTCGCCCTCGGCGCGGACCTTGCGTGGTCGGCGCTCACCGTCGTCATCCGCAGCGTCAACGTCATCGTCACCACGCGACCGCTTCTTGGGCCTCCGTCCTTCTTTtggcttcttcgtcgtctctGTAGTCGTCTTTCTCCGCGCCTTCAGCTTCATGGCCACATTTTCGTCAATGTCAACGGGCCGGGAGCCGTAATCATCGCCGAACTCATTTTCGTCGATTTCGGACAGAACATCGGAATCCTTATCGTTGCCTCCATCGTTATCCTCGTCATTTCCTCCGTGATTGCTTCCGTCGTCCTGGTGTGTCTCGTTGACCTGGTCCTCATCGCGATGCTCAGTGGGTTCGGCAGCAGGGGAACCCGCCGGAGAAGCGGCGTCCGACATGGCTGTTGCTGAATGGGTGTTGATATGCTGATGCACGCGAGATGGTTCGTTGGGATAGCTCAAGACTGGTCTTTCTTCAGACGCAAGAATCTATCGGCGGAAAAGAAGACGACGCAATGGTTGAAATTTCTTCGGTGTTTTGAGTGGCGGTTTGGTTGTTTTGCGTAAAAGACAATA includes the following:
- a CDS encoding transcription factor iws-1 gives rise to the protein MSDAASPAGSPAAEPTEHRDEDQVNETHQDDGSNHGGNDEDNDGGNDKDSDVLSEIDENEFGDDYGSRPVDIDENVAMKLKARRKTTTETTKKPKEGRRPKKRSRGDDDVDAADDDGERRPRKVRAEGERRARKEVEEQQAQQEENLTPDERRRRALERAIDAAVKNPTKRRRKKDDIDLEEETDEQIANLKVAMEKACVADNEAREQKQPAVHKLKLLPQVTAILNRTAIQDSVLDPEINFLQSVRYFLEPLNDGSLPAYNIQRAIMSALMKLPINKDVLLSSGIGKVVVYYNKSKSPSADIKRDAERLLGEWSRLILKRTDDYKKRHIEMREIDVGAVKLGQREGGSSQVTLTQRPAGKSRYEIERERALAPEVRNNNRARPVGLPASYTIAPKSTYIPGQAPTDHRPIGHSGHEAFRRMTQKGKGKR